The following proteins come from a genomic window of Trifolium pratense cultivar HEN17-A07 linkage group LG4, ARS_RC_1.1, whole genome shotgun sequence:
- the LOC123921506 gene encoding mediator of RNA polymerase II transcription subunit 15a-like translates to MDPKNWRLNQDTELTIDTTDWRAQLLPDSRQQIINKVLDTLKKHLPVNGSEGLLELQKIAQRFEDKIFTAATDESDYQRKISLKILSMDSKSRNTTTANNMLLNDIGPSNKLLSQGNCGIAPISVVERNAIWNQRKIGLNSNSKTIPSEVRPSSSTDPLGQEKEYLSTQPDHFKRQKVSLGNPSYSSERTVSRTPKAKDVFETWPSEKLKYEEELQRLTDQLKEKNELIAQLKEDNFNLATKSEGEKAELSAQLESSKKACENANTLLKDAQQSLEEVRKKHSDLEEPRKQ, encoded by the exons ATGGATCCCAAGAATTGGAGACTTAATCAGGATACTGAACTGACTATCGACACAACTGACTGGAGAGCTCAACTGCTACCTGATTCACGCCAACAAATTATCAATAAAGT ATTGGACACATTAAAAAAACATCTTCCTGTTAATGGTTCTGAGGGATTACTTGAACTTCAGAAGATTGCTCAAAGGTTTGAAGACAAAATATTTACTGCTGCAACAGATGAG TCTGATTATCAACGGAAAATATCTTTAAAGATACTTTCAATGGACTCTAAATCTCGCAATACTACTACTGCCAACAATATGCTATTAAATGATATTGGTCCTAGCAATAAACTTCTCAGTCAAG GAAATTGCGGAATAGCTCCTATCTCAGTTGTTGAGCGTAATGCCATTTGGAATCAAAGAAAGATTGGGCTTAACTCAAATTCCAAAACCATTCCTTCCGAGGTGCGGCCGAGCTCTTCTACGGACCCATTGGGACAGGAGAAAGAATATTTGTCGACACAGCCTGACCATTTTAAGCGGCAGAAGGTTTCTTTAGGGAATCCTTCATATTCTTCTGAAAGGACGGTGTCCAGAACCCCCAAAGCTAAAGATGTTTTTGAGACTTGGCCTTCTGAGAAGCTGAAATACGAAGAAGAACTACAACGTCTTACCGACCAACTGAAGGAGAAGAATGAATTGATTGCTCAACTAAAGGAAGATAATTTCAACCTGGCAACGAAGTCAGAGGGAGAAAAAGCTGAGCTCTCTGCTCAACTAGAATCTTCGAAGAAGGCTTGTGAAAATGCCAATACATTGCTGAAAGATGCTCAACAATCACTGGAAGAGGTTCGTAAGAAACATTCTGATCTCGAAGAACCAAGAAAGCAGTAG
- the LOC123921508 gene encoding putative UPF0481 protein At3g02645, whose protein sequence is MKASYLLLNYKYQAFWRTNETYLCHLKKKKNKFHQNCQKMSSLRSTMSYNSKTTFDENLWVIHVRKTLEEELEEENGEISVSIFNVPKLLMASDPNSYVPQQVAIGPYHYWRQELYEMQSHKLASTKRFQKQIQNLKLDNFVDQLTKFEQKIRACYHKFLDLNGETLVWMMIVDASFLLEFLQYYAMKEETKKLISSHMSHVGRKLSPNGILRDIVMLENQIPLFVLRKMLEFKFSSSSSSSSSLSQENADDVLILMLIRLFKEISPFKMFEEYPNIQVLECAHLLDFLYDMIVPKLEKQDDIIEVEIQQEVDQQEGDEKSSTNDSIHVKQFFTFLWELLSKLIKGPLHLIKKVLISGPLKVLKKLPWENIIKLPGIKLLKKPIEHIFNSQEKDKEEKPKDENSSTLMNKTPLVEEIAIPSVEELVISGVNFSPTNGSISSISFDDKTNTFYLPIISLDVNTEVFLRNLVAYESSVGSGPLVIARYTELMNGIIDSENDAKILREKGIILNHLKSDKEVANLWNGMSKSLRLSRVQFLDKTIEDVNKFYNNTLKIKMWKFIKSYVFGSWQVLTFLATIFLLFMTALQAFCSVYTCHRFFDKALELTTPTTN, encoded by the coding sequence ATGAAAGCTTCATATCTCCTACTTAATTATAAGTACCAAGCTTTTTGGCGAACAAATGAAACATATTTGTGccatctaaaaaaaaaaaaaaacaagtttcatcaaaattgtcaaaaaatgtCTTCTCTAAGATCCACCATGTCATATAATTCTAAAACAACCTTTGATGAGAATCTTTGGGTGATTCATGTTAGAAAAACCCTTGAAGAAGAACTTGAGGAAGAAAATGGTGAAATTTCTGTATCCATTTTCAATGTGCCAAAGCTTCTTATGGCCAGTGATCCAAATTCTTATGTTCCACAACAAGTTGCAATTGGTCCATACCATTATTGGAGACAAGAACTCTATGAAATGCAAAGTCACAAACTTGCATCAACAAAAAGATTccaaaaacaaatacaaaatctCAAGTTAGATAACTTTGTTGACCAATTGACAAAGTTTGAACAAAAGATTAGAGCATGTTACCACAAATTCTTGGATTTGAATGGTGAAACTTTGGTATGgatgatgattgttgatgcatcatTCTTACTTGAGTTCCTTCAATATTATGCCatgaaagaagaaacaaaaaaattaatttcttcaCACATGTCTCATGTTGGGAGGAAATTATCTCCTAATGGAATTTTGAGGGACATTGTGATGCTTGAGAATCAAATTCCATTATTTGTTTTGAGAAAAATGCTTGAGTTCAaattctcatcatcatcatcatcatcatcatcattatcacaAGAAAATGCTGATGATGTTTTGATCTTGATGCTTATAAGGTTGTTTAAAGAGATCTCACCTTTTAAGATGTTTGAAGAGTATCCAAACATTCAAGTCTTAGAATGCGCACATTTGCTCGATTTTTTGTATGATATGATTGTACCAAAATTAGAAAAACAAGATGACATCATTGAAGTTGAGATTCAACAAGAAGTGGATCAACAAGAAGGAGATGAAAAATCATCAACTAATGATTCCATTCATGTTAAGcaatttttcacttttctttGGGAGCTTCTTTCAAAGCTAATCAAAGGTCCTTTGCATTTAATCAAAAAGGTACTTATATCTGGACCTCTAAAAGTCCTTAAAAAGTTACCTTGGGAAAATATAATCAAACTTCCAGGTATTAAACTTCTAAAAAAACCTATTGAACACATTTTTAACTCTCAAGAAAAAGATAAGGAAGAAAAACCAAAAGATGAAAATTCTAGTACTCTCATGAACAAAACACCTTTGGTGGAGGAAATCGCTATTCCTTCGGTTGAAGAACTTGTGATTTCAGGTGTTAATTTTTCACCTACAAATGGAAGTATATCAAGCATTAGTTTTGATGATAAAACAAACACTTTTTACCTTCCTATAATTAGTTTGGATGTAAATACCGAAGTTTTTTTACGAAACTTGGTTGCATATGAATCATCTGTTGGATCAGGACCGTTGGTTATAGCGCGTTACACCGAATTGATGAATGGAATTATAGATTCCGAGAATGACGCGAAGATTCTAAGAGAAAAAGGGATTATTTTAAATCACTTGAAGAGTGATAAAGAAGTGGCTAACTTGTGGAATGGAATGAGCAAGTCATTGAGATTGTCAAGGGTACAATTTTTGGATAAGACTATCGAAGATGTTAACAagttttataataatacattgaaGATCAAGATGTGGAAATTTATTAAGtcttatgtgtttggttcatgGCAAGTTTTAACATTCTTAGCTACCATCTTCCTCTTGTTCATGACCGCTTTGCAAGCTTTTTGCTCTGTCTATACATGTCATCGCTTCTTCGACAAGGCACTAGAGCTTACAACCCCCACCACAAATTAA